One Arcobacter sp. FWKO B genomic window, TGTACTTCCTTTAATATTTTTGTTTTATATGTTTATATCATTGAATAATAGGTTTTTTGAATCAAGACTTTTTGCTAGTAGTACAATTTTTGCTACTTTATTTACATGGGGTGCTTTTTTCTTAGGATACAAGTTTGCAATGGGTGGTGTTTTCTCTCCTGAAATCGCTTTGTTACTTCCTTTTGCTATAATGGTTGTTACAGTTTTTATAATGTTCAATAAAAAGGTTATTCCATCATGAAAAAAATATATTTTATGAGATATTATGTCTAGTGTCAAATCATATGGTGTAGCACCATATATGTTAAAAGATGGCAGAGTTTATCTATTTTTATGTAGAGCAAGTGATAGTAGATATAAGTGGGGGTTTTTAAAAGGGACGAAAAGTCCAAAAGAAACTCCAAAAGAGTGTGCAAGAAGAGAGTTTTATGAAGAGTCTGCAATATTGATTGAATATGACTTCTTTGAAGAATATTTTGAACAAGGAAATGATCGAAAAGATGTAGGTGTTTGGCTTGTAAATGCACAGAATATTAAAAATCTTGATAAATTT contains:
- a CDS encoding NUDIX domain-containing protein, whose protein sequence is MSSVKSYGVAPYMLKDGRVYLFLCRASDSRYKWGFLKGTKSPKETPKECARREFYEESAILIEYDFFEEYFEQGNDRKDVGVWLVNAQNIKNLDKFLNKDLTLKAKYRSKEINGAGFFPIDDFPPIKNNQYQMMFEVVDFLKHYKLHG